A stretch of DNA from Maridesulfovibrio sp.:
TATTTGATTATGTATACCGCTGTATAAATTTTTAAAATCGTGTATTATTGAATTGTCGAACTCTGTTTTTTTAAACATCTGCCACGGGATAATGAATCATGATTACGAGAATTACGATTATAAGCGGAAAAGAAGGCAGTCCTCTGCCCAAGACTTCTCCTGAACTGCTTTTTCAGGGACACCCCCTGTGGGCCCGAGACATTGAGAACTTCAGTCCCTGGAATATGGAAGATGCCGAGTACAGGACTTATTCCACATGGCTTTCAGGTTCCAGGACCGGGATACCTGTTGCCGTATGCGGCTCATGCGCTTCCGCTCTTGATGTGGCCTGGAGGCTCAACGCTCTGGAGGATCTTCCGGAATGGGGCAGCGTAATAGCAATGGAACAGAATACCGGACGCGGGCAGGTTCGCAGGGAATGGATATCTCCTCCCGGCAATATCTACGGAACTGTCCGCTGGCCTGTACTGCCCATGGGTGAGCCTGGAGAACCCCGGCCGGTCTGGAATCGAATTCTGCCGTTGATCGTGGGCTATCTTACCTGCAAGGCCCTTGATGACATCGGAGTGAAAACTCAGCTCAAGTGGCCGAACGATATTCTTATTGATGGAACGAAGGTCGGCGGAATTCTTATTGAGGAACGCGGTGGAACGGTTATGGTCGGGATCGGCCTTAACCTTACTTACGCCCCGGAACGCGAACTGCTGCGACCTGATCATGCTGTCCCGGCCGGTAAAATCAATACCGAGGAAATGCAGCTTGGTCCTCTTGAGACCTGGATCGAAATGATCAAGTATTTCCGCAGTCAGTTTGATTCCATCGTCTCTTCACAGCACGCTGAAAATTTTATCTACGAACTTGCTGACCAGTTGGTCTGGTTCGGTGAGGAAGTCCGAATTGTTGACGGCCCGGACGGGCTTGAAAAGGGCGTAATCTGCGGCCTGCGTTCTGACGGCGGACTGGTTGTTGAGGCTGACGGAGAAAAACATACCGTTTATTCCGGGTCCGTAATGCCCCTTTAAAAAGCGACCTGTCCATTGTAAATCCTGTTTTTTCCTTGACATGCGAGCCATGCTGAGGAAATGGTCTTCTACAGGATAAGACTGCTTTCAGGCAGTCTTATCCTCTTCCCGGGAAGGGGAAGCGTTATCCGGAGTTCTTCCGGGATATCTTTTGGAAAGTCTTTTTTGTATGACCTCTGTTCTTTTTCCGGGCAGGGTGTTATTCCTATTTATCAACCACTCTTTAAATTTAGCTTGAATACGATATCCAGATTCAGAAGGACCGCCAGGTTTAAAGGTCCTGCTGCAACCTGTTACGATGCGTAAGGAGGAAGCGATGGCTGGGAAGACGGAAGAAACCGGCTCCGCCAAAAAAGCGGAAGCCGCAGCTCCCAAAAAGGCTCAGGCGAAGAAACAGCTTGAGAGTAAACTGGTTTTGACCGGTGCCGATATCGTTGCTATCGGCGAAGAGGCTGAGCTGCTGGTTGGCGGTAAGAACTACAACACCGCATTGATCAGTCAGGTAGAGGGTATAAGGTCTCCCCAGTTCAGGGCTGTCTCTTCTATAGCTTTTCATAAACTTCTGGATGAAACAAAAGTGCACGCCGGGGTTGTGCGCACTGTCGTGGACAGTGAATACAACGCAGTGGACTGGACCAGCGAAGAAGTAAACAGCGACAGTGAGTTTCTGCAGAAATTCGTTAGATCGATTGCCGAGGTTATTCGTGAAGAGGTCAGAAAGCATTCAGACGAAACCCAGATTCAGCTG
This window harbors:
- a CDS encoding biotin--[acetyl-CoA-carboxylase] ligase, which codes for MITRITIISGKEGSPLPKTSPELLFQGHPLWARDIENFSPWNMEDAEYRTYSTWLSGSRTGIPVAVCGSCASALDVAWRLNALEDLPEWGSVIAMEQNTGRGQVRREWISPPGNIYGTVRWPVLPMGEPGEPRPVWNRILPLIVGYLTCKALDDIGVKTQLKWPNDILIDGTKVGGILIEERGGTVMVGIGLNLTYAPERELLRPDHAVPAGKINTEEMQLGPLETWIEMIKYFRSQFDSIVSSQHAENFIYELADQLVWFGEEVRIVDGPDGLEKGVICGLRSDGGLVVEADGEKHTVYSGSVMPL